The window ATAAGTTAAGCATCAATAATATCTAATAggcatttatctttttttttttaaaaaaaaaaacaaattatttCAATCAGTTGAGTTGTTTCTTCAAATTATTTGACAAAATTTGTAGGAAGATTCAAAATTATCAGGAGCAAGAGGACTTGAGAAGATAAGTGCTACGAGTATGCTACAcactatttataattatttaagtgaattttcatagTGTACTTCATGGTATAATCAAGTCTAGCAAAGTCAAACTCTTTAATGTTTGAGTTAATTGTctcatttataattgagttgaGCTCGAACTTTATTTAAAGAATATATTTATGGCTGACGAGtttattcaaatttttatcaagtctaaacgaacttaataaatataaaatataaatttaaatatttattaaaaattaaattattatttaatattaaaatttataattttattctaataaataaatttatttatatttttcaaaagtatagtataaattttataaattcaatattaaaattattatttttttatttaaaagttgattcataagCTTACTAACGAAGATGTTCACGAGCTAATGAGCCGAGTTTTGTGAAGTTTGAGCTTGATTTATTTACCTTAACGAGGCTCATTAAACAAGCTCGAAcgagtttttatcgaatcgaaaTTCGAATAACTCATGAGCGACTTGATATATTTACACCCCTAATCCGTATACTATTAATTAATGAAttcctcataaaaaaaaaataatttattccaTTTTAAACTTGTTATAATTAAATAGTTTTTAATCATTTTGCACAATTTTTTATGGAGCTATTGTTTATATCACTTGTTATTTTATCAATTGCTGTGCGACTCCATGAGTCAGCATGGCCACTTTCTAGATGAAAACAATAATATGTTTGACCTGTGATCATTCTAGATGAATAATGGGTTTGATCTCTAAAATCATTCTACATGATAACTAGGGGTAGTAAGTAGGTGCCGGCCCCTGCCGAGGAGGTAAACTGAAAGCTACATCTAATTCTAGAGGATAACCATGAAACTAAAGTCAGTGGCAAACAAACTAAGGCTTGAAGTacgcaattaattaaattgacgAATTCTGATACACCATAATTTTATCGTTCGTATTAATTATAAGATAGAATAGTTCAATGGACTAAGCTTAGAAAAAATGAGTAcatcacactacaagaaaatgctATAATAGCGACCGCTTTAGCGACCGAAATTATATCGGTCGTTAATATAACGATCGTAATAAAGTcggtcccaaatttagggaccgAATATAATTCGGTCGTTAATTTAACGACCGATATAATTTGGATCCCTAAATTAGCAACAAAACGACAAATTAAATTTGAAACGTAAAATTAGCGACCGATTTAGCGACTGTTTTATTTTTTCGGTCTCAACCAGTGAGTCTTGTAGTTGCGTAGGCATGTAGGGGTAAATTATTGGGACCGAAATTAAAATTTCGGTAGCTAATTAGCGACTGCTATTTAGAATCGGTCGCTAATTAGCGACGGAAATTTAATTTCAGTCGCTAATTAGCTACCGATTCTAAATAGCAGTCGCAAATGTCTAAAGCTTTCACTTCTTTCACGAAAGAATTTCAATTGTTTCGTTAAATTAGGAGATCGAATTTAATTGCTGTAGCTAATTTACAAATAACGGTATTCAAATGTGTTGAATAATTAGCTATCATTATATTTATCATttaaagtttaacttaatttgttaTTTAATAAGATTATTTATGGCTAATTggttaataaattgtataaattgaaattaaatttaatatcaaTCTCTAATTTAACGatgcaaataaattattttactgGTTAAATTATTAAGTGATTTTCGCTAATAATGTTattcataaaataaattaataaataaattttgtaatttaagtgtggatataactttaattttattcatttttaactaCTAAACTTTAAATTTGATCACAAAATTGAGACTGAATAAAATATGCGGTCGCTAAATAGAGACCGAATAAATTATTCGGTCGCTATTATCTTCCCAAAAGTCGCACGCAAGCCCTAAATCCCGAACTCCTCTTCCCATCTTGTCTCCACGCGATCCCCTTCTCCCGTCTCCGCCCGATCTCCTTCTGCCATTCTCTCACACGTGATCACTCTCTAGCCGGCGATCTCCTCCGGCGTTAGCTTTTCTCCGGCGCGGGTAAACATCTATTCCTTCACTCCTCCTCGGTGTCGCCTCCTCACCATAAACGCCGCCCAACCTTTCCTTGGTCGGCCTAAGCCTGGCCGGCCTGAGCTCGGCATTTTCTTGCCTGGCCTGAGCTCGGCCTTTTCTTGGCCGGCCTTTCCTTGGCCGGCGTGAACTCGGTCAGCGAGTTCGGCTTTTTCTTGGCCGGCCTTTCCTTGGCCGGCCTTTCCTTGGCGGGCATGAACTCGGTTAGCCTAAGTTCGGCCTTTTCTTGGCATGTACATTCCTTCACCAGCCTGAGCTCGGCCTTTTCTTGGCCGGCCTTTCCTTGGCCCTAAATATTAGTTAGGGTCTACCTTCATGTTTTCGACATAAGAGACGGTGTAGATTGCTCGCCCTCCTCTATGTGCTACTATGAAAAGTTATGAAAACATAATAATCAGAATGCACAAATTCTGAGTTTCTCTTGTTTGTGATCCTATGATGAGAACACATTTGGACTTAGACAATATATATAGCGTAAAACTATAGTAAAACTCATTTGAGTAGAAGGTGTTGGCCCTACACTACCAACATTGGTAAAGAGCATTGCTTTGCCCGTTGCAACTCTCGTATGACTTGGGTACATTTTTTTTTACTGATATCCTTCGCTATATTTGTTTGTCAATTACTCAAGAGAGCCTTCATTATTCATAGATGAATTAATTGAGGAGTTTTTCCCTACGTCTAGTATATAATGATCTAACTATTAATTACTTCTAGTCATTAGTGTATTTTTTCCCTTAACAATTTTAACTTACTGTGGTCAGTAGGCCACTAACATACTTTGCTCTTGGTTAAGGAGAATCTCTCTTGCATTGGAGAATAAACCCTTACATCTGCTTTGTTTATTCATGAAATTGCTCTCTGTAATCTCAAATCTTCCCACAGTTTGAAGATATCGTGGCAAGTAAAATACAAGTATTTGACACCCTTGACAATACCAAGATTGTAATTCTATAGAGCAAATGCTAAGTAGTTTTCTATATAAAAGGATGAGTCCTGTACTTGCTGTGACATCATTTTACAATAGAAATTGCTTTTTGCTTAACCAACTTCCTCTCTTTTATTATTTCAGGTATACTGCATTGTCTGAGATCTTATTTCAGGTATGTGCATTGTCTAAATTTATGgcacaattttttttattatttccttttCAGTGATATTGTATTTTTAGGTATATTTCATTTAATACTAACACTGATTACATTTAAtagaattccattatgttttattGATAGAATTGTTATACATCTTTATCTTTACACATTTAAATAATATTGCAAATTTTTTTAGGTTACAATGCATATGaataaagcttggatgtacaataggTTAGAAAATGGGTTTATTACCGATGAATTTTATGCTGGAGTTGACGAGTTTGTCAACTTTGCTAAGCGTCATCCAGAATGTTTAGATGGAGAGAAGTTAAAATGTCCGTGTAATCATTGCAAATGTAGAAATACAACtttccgtgatgaggatactgtgAAAGTACATATATGTAAAAAAGGATTTGTTCCTAATTATTACAACTGGTACTGTCATGGAGAACCTTATGTGTTTGAGCCAATTGGATATTCTGGTGCTTCATCATCTGTCTCTATTGGTCAACCAGAATTATCATTTAATGACAatacaatgcaatcaatggtttacgATACAATGAATGCGTTTGATCATAATAATGTTGATGAAATACCAACACCTGAAGTACAACATCTATATGACATGTTAAAGGCCAGTGAAAGAGAATTGTGGGAAggcattccttctggtcattctcaactatcagctactgcaaggttgTTGAATATTAAGGCGgaacatcatttctcagaaagatgttatgatgacatttgtcaattaatgtcagagttgctcccttCCGATAatataatgactgatagcttctacaatacaaagaaattggttagaggtttaggtttacctGTTGAAAAGATAgattgttgtataaataactgtatgatcttttggaatgaagacagtgaGCTAGTTGAGTGCAAAATATGTaatcaccctcgttataagcagcATAGTCGCATATTAGGGAAGAAGATTAAAAAGTTACCATGGAAAGTTATGTACTACTTCCCGTTAACTGCTAGATtgcaacgcttgtatgcatctgccgCAACTGCAAGTCATATGaagtggcatcatgagcatgcaCATGAAGGAGATTTAATGTGTCATCCCTCTGACtcacctgcatggaaacatcttgatacaatatttccctcttttgcaatggaaccacgtaatgtaaGATTGGGACTTTCAGCAGATGGGTCAATCTGGacagcaatattcatcttggccagttatattaacaccatataatttaccgccatggatgtgcatgaaagatgaattcatGTTCCTTACTGTGCTTATTCTAGGTCCAACGAATCCGAAAGataagatagatattttcttacAACCTTTGATTGTTgagctgaatgaattatggaatgtagggtctgagacttatgatattgcaagtaaaaataattttatcctaCATGCTGCTTTATTATGGACGattagtgattttccagcatactcaatgttgtcaggatggagcaccgctggtaaattagcatgtccaCATTGCATGTCAGAGTCTGATGCAATTTCATTAccttgcagtgggaaggtatcttggtttgataatcatcgaaAATTTTTACCAGTTGAGCACCCTTTCAGGCGAAATAGGAAAGATTTCATTAAGAATAAAATGGTAAGAAAACTTTCACCATCAATTAAgttaggtgaagaaatcattgaggaCATAGATAATTATGGATTTGTACAAGTAACTCAAGCTGGTTCTGATGAATTAAATAAGTACATTGTTAGGCAATGCAAGTGTGGCTGGAAAAAAAAGAAGCATATTTTGGGAGTTGCCATATTGGAAGTATCAATTAAAACAAATCAATAGGTATTCAATAggtatttatctttttttttaaaaaaaaacaaatcattttaatcaattaagttgtttcatcaatttttttgataaatttcgtAGGAGGATCAAACATTTTTAGAATAGAGAATTCCAATTGACCACTTGTTGATATTGGAGGTGTAATTATGAATAGGATGCAAAAGGTATTACCACGCCCCTCCACTCCACTGCCCGTCTTAAAGAGAGGAAAATCATGATACTCAGCGGCCTCCTAAGTAGGAGGTTTATTCACTGAAGAAATAAACCTTAAGGGATTTAAACTCTGCTCTTGTGATGCAAATCTATTCACGAGTGCCAACTTAGCTATGCCCGATGGGACACACCTCTCTACAAGTGGCAAAATGTGACTTACTCAACCCAACCGTTACTCATCGCCGGCCCTATAGCGAAATGAGGAGAGTAAATCATGGTGACCGAGTGACCTTTTTAGATGAGAGGGATTTTAttccttaaaaaattatttctctgaAATCTTTGCACTCATGTGACAACCTATCACTTAAGAGCATCTACATTAATTACTTTATCCAaagatttatcttaaattttagatagggtaGTTAAAAAATCTTTATATCAGCTATtctatccattccctaaatttaatatttatgaataatatttcTCTAAACTTAGAGAATGGAATATATTCTCTAAatattatagaggagagagaaaatatagtgaatgatcctgtccgaacgctgaatcaacgaacgctgggcacgtggcgctctccgaactgatgacgtggatctccggccggtcgtaggggtctccggcgaacctgcaagaaagtcgggccgggaaggggttgttgatacagtctgacctggatgttgttttgatgttgacactgatttaagtttcaatcagatattgaattaactcagacaaatcagggttgacttagttgacctgattaatctgattgggaaaagtccgagcaaggagcttggcacgggagaagtcctggtgagtgaagccaggcaattggagaagtcctggtgagtgaagccaggcaattggagaagtcctggtgagtgaagccaggcaattggaaagtcctggtgagtgaaaccaggcaattggaaagtcctggtgagtgaaaccaggcaattggaaagtcctggtgagtgaagccaggcaagggaaaatccagatggatcaagggtgatcggacatctggtattgggaagtccaagtatggaaacttggcatgtatagtcggagaagagctcggtagctcggtctctggactgtcaggattaagggtagcaagcttggaagcttgcctcttaaatcacagccttggatcggtctgatgaccgatccagtggcacaagtggcacgggtgatcggtcggcagaccgatccagtgacactaagtgtgccctgatcggtctacggaccgatcagtaaacactcagtagcatactgtgttgttactgatcggtccgccgaccgatcagtgagaactcagtagcatactgcgctactgtatcgatactgaccggtctcgggaccggtcagattaatgcctgatcggtccggagaccgatcaggcttgtgcgcgcgacacctgatcggtctggggaccgatcaggttagtttctgatcggtccgcagaccgatcagtaacgatcgaaaaagagatttgaacgtatggatcggtctgcagaccgatccatactatagtctgttttgcatgcactttctctgattctttctgattcaaagttgcttttgcctaaatatttctaaccatctgctgcaagattttgaggtgcaggttactggtaatttgcaattggttgatttcaaattgagcttcattagtagaggataccagagagacttttgctatgttccactgtaaacctgttaaagcagcaaagtcgtggctgcgatctggcggtgatctggcatcgatcagctcaactcatggtgattgggtggagctcagagacaccagtgaagaccagaattccattggtgtgagctcagatgatcagatgagaaagaagcgtgattggcgatgctatggctggatgcagagatttgctgcagtttggcagggatccgttgcgggcgaaaggcagagatggcagagacataaaaggctggttgaagagagggttaatAAGAAGTTCTTTtggggaagaaaaagaaacactctctgtcgatcagtgaaaaagctttgacgctcggagctgagaagcggctgtctcgacttgctctctgtttcactgaccttcgcgtgactgtaagcttaattttcattctcctaagtcaccaagctcagtaagtcttgtgctatattctacatacctgttgagattttgttgagaggtcactccaccgagaaggagaaagttcatagccgggtgttcaccggggttgatctaccgaagatcggcttgtccaccttacggacaccgaggagtaggggcaagttatccccgaacctcgtaaacacttgagtcactgtggtttgctttgtttcttctcttattcttattctgttcttaacttgttttccgctgcgctaaccactcgtgtgagttttatctttaagttttagcttttgaagaggctattcacccccctctagccatccaagatcctaacaggggttcccggcgacgacccttcgacgttcaagtcaggcaagaggaaactaggaagtgacttcgaatatcagagaatgcgtacctctggcgaagtgtgaggacccttatatagagctatgaagaggcttatgcacacataccgaggcgaatacgtgtcctcttaccatacctcagtatgggcttgtcagaggagcttgtctGACACTAtattgctacagtccgagcacctctatgatgggacagtagaaccttcTGTCATAGGCTTCTGCGTATGGGTTAGTCGTCGAGCacgcttgttgtcagaagatgttcctcgatatttcccttgtccttttgtctcttctgtccctgcgccgagcgtccggccgctcggcagtcccatcatgtccgaccggacgtagatactgatccgctcgggagatttcaggtcgtgtgctcggatagatgaaactgttcacagcattactgctttacgcctcggccgagcggactacccgctcggcccggcgaccctattcaccatgagcgtcggagacccgactccctgTCGGGTTGTTTTTGCTTCCGCTCAtaccccgttcggccggtcggtcCCTCCTTTTCCAGTCGGCTGAACCTCACACTGCCCTTGACTTTTgtcctccacgtggcgttgattcCCCTTAAGGGGGGTCCCCTGTCTATACCGCCGGATCAGTGAAGATGATACATGGtgtagtaaaaataccaaaaaaaaatctACTGGAAGCTGATTTCCAAATTAAATGGTTTGTAAGAAATTAAATCAGTAAAATATCAACCTCTTCCacatgaaaatgaaatagatcTAAGATACATTTCAGTAATCTTTTCTCTTGAGAAATCAGTAGAATATCCTTCCCCCACTTTGAATCCTTCCTCCGCAGCAAGTCTCTGGACTTCACTTTGTACCTGATCAGCCCCTGTGATGCTCGTATCAAGCAGATTGCATGCGACTTCAATGCAGCCTGCAGCATGAGATAGGGCGATAGCTTGCACCGATTTTAGCCCCCCTCCTCGCTCCCTTACCTTGCTCGCAATTCTCCGAACAGAGTCGATATCAGTGCACCAGACTGGGATATTGTAGTTGTCGACCCAATGTGTAGCTCCTACGACCACAATGCCTTTGGATGGTGGAGGCTGAAGGGGACCAACATCAGGCCTCGGCTCCAAAATCTCCATTTTCAGCGAGCCTGTCCATTGATTTCCAGCCGAGTTGGGTTTGAAGTAGCCAAGCTTTCTTCTTATCGAATCAAGAGTTCTTCCTCCTTCATGGCATGCTCCATATAGATAGGTTGGGGCTGGATTGCATTGCATTGCATTGCACAAGAGTTACAAAACCAACAGCATGATGAATGAAAGTTTGTAAGTTAACATAAGAAGCAACAGGAACCTTGGAGTTTCTTGCCAATGTCACATGCCACTGATTTTGCAATTTCAGCCACTTGGGGAAGCGTAGCTTGGGCCAAGGGATGGAAGCAGATGTGGTCTACAACTCCAAGACGAGGATGACTTCCATAATGCAATTCGAGATCGATAGCTTCGAAGGCTGCTTTAACCATGTCAAACACCGCAGTCCTTAATGGACTTGCATCTGAGTTAATGGAGAGGGGTGAAACAATTGTGTAGCCAACTCGATTATAAACTTCATCCTTGAATTTGTTGATGATAACGACTTCTGGATGTGCTTTTGCAGCATGCTCAATCAATTCCAGGGCATGAACATTTCGGCTTTCAGAGATGTAGAGCTTGCAGCAAGCGAGCATAGTTTTGAGCATCTTGGCTTTGTTGTCCCCTTTATTTGCAGATAGTTAACAAAAAATTATCCAATAATCCGTCTATATTCATCAAACCTTTTTAGTGTCCAAACAATGGAAATTACAGCCTAATGCACCTGGTAAA is drawn from Zingiber officinale cultivar Zhangliang chromosome 1B, Zo_v1.1, whole genome shotgun sequence and contains these coding sequences:
- the LOC122045998 gene encoding glutamate formimidoyltransferase-like; this encodes MLKTMLACCKLYISESRNVHALELIEHAAKAHPEVVIINKFKDEVYNRVGYTIVSPLSINSDASPLRTAVFDMVKAAFEAIDLELHYGSHPRLGVVDHICFHPLAQATLPQVAEIAKSVACDIGKKLQAPTYLYGACHEGGRTLDSIRRKLGYFKPNSAGNQWTGSLKMEILEPRPDVGPLQPPPSKGIVVVGATHWVDNYNIPVWCTDIDSVRRIASKVRERGGGLKSVQAIALSHAAGCIEVACNLLDTSITGADQVQSEVQRLAAEEGFKVGEGYSTDFSREKITEMYLRSISFSCGRG